In one window of bacterium DNA:
- the metK gene encoding methionine adenosyltransferase, with amino-acid sequence MAMRGARSSASEFVTDGHPDKVCDQMADAIVDAAMEQDPKSRVAMEVTGGHGGVVVIGEMTTKAIFDVGEVCRKKYREIGHADALGVFTNIVRQSPDISQGVDEGRGMDLEQGAGDQGIMTGYAVADGPMLMPLSHTLARALCVRMRELGTTGQLPWMRPDGKSIVVVNTEGLVTHVTLAAHHSSMVNGVEIRPDDPQSEKRVLEMIREELTTHCVRETLRDRLVPDAWIVVNGTGKFVQGGFEADAGTTGRKLAVDNYGPNIEIGGGAYSGKDPSKVDRSAAYFCRMVAKSIVAGGHAQEALVKVGYAIGQSRPVYISVETPLVPQCASLEAKVREKFDFRPKAINEQLGLLTPKGWCYQDTAAMGHYGDARFPWEQVVEL; translated from the coding sequence ATGGCGATGCGTGGCGCCCGTTCGTCGGCGAGTGAGTTCGTCACGGATGGGCATCCGGACAAGGTGTGCGATCAGATGGCGGACGCCATCGTTGACGCCGCCATGGAGCAGGATCCGAAGTCGCGAGTCGCGATGGAGGTCACGGGCGGACACGGCGGGGTCGTCGTGATCGGCGAGATGACCACGAAGGCGATCTTCGATGTCGGCGAGGTGTGTCGCAAGAAGTACCGCGAGATCGGGCACGCGGACGCGCTCGGCGTGTTCACGAACATCGTGCGGCAGTCGCCGGACATCTCCCAGGGCGTGGACGAGGGCAGGGGCATGGACCTCGAGCAGGGCGCTGGCGATCAGGGCATCATGACCGGATACGCCGTCGCGGACGGACCGATGCTCATGCCGCTCTCGCACACGCTCGCGCGCGCGCTCTGCGTGCGGATGCGTGAACTCGGCACGACCGGCCAGCTCCCCTGGATGCGGCCAGACGGCAAGAGCATCGTCGTCGTGAACACGGAGGGTTTGGTGACGCACGTCACGCTCGCCGCGCATCACTCGTCCATGGTCAATGGCGTGGAAATTCGGCCGGATGATCCCCAGAGCGAGAAGCGTGTGCTGGAGATGATTCGCGAGGAGCTGACCACGCACTGCGTGCGCGAAACGCTCCGCGATCGCCTCGTTCCGGATGCGTGGATCGTCGTCAACGGCACCGGCAAGTTCGTACAGGGCGGCTTCGAGGCCGACGCGGGCACGACCGGGCGCAAGCTCGCCGTGGACAACTACGGGCCGAACATCGAGATCGGTGGCGGCGCGTACTCGGGCAAGGACCCCTCGAAGGTGGATCGCTCGGCCGCGTACTTCTGCCGCATGGTCGCAAAGTCCATCGTCGCGGGCGGACACGCGCAGGAAGCACTCGTGAAGGTCGGCTACGCCATCGGGCAGTCGCGCCCGGTGTACATCTCGGTCGAGACCCCGCTCGTGCCGCAGTGCGCATCGCTCGAGGCGAAGGTGCGCGAGAAGTTCGACTTCCGTCCGAAGGCGATCAACGAGCAGCTCGGCCTGCTCACGCCCAAGGGCTGGTGCTACCAGGACACGGCGGCGATGGGTCACTACGGTGACGCGCGCTTCCCCTGGGAGCAGGTCGTCGAGCTGTAG
- a CDS encoding PLP-dependent aspartate aminotransferase family protein, whose product MATRETRKNLHPTTAAFHAGYDPLLSEQSVKVPVFRTSTHGFTHARDGEKSFQRAYHLPGDDGRAPGLIYARVNNPSIEIFEDKITAMERSAMSAMLFPSGMSAISTTILALVPHGGRILYCDPVYGGSYFFLKTFCPARFGTQTMCVNTCDLTAVETALREHGPFDMVYLETPANPTLSLTDIGAVVALTRKYGKPDTIVAVDNTFLGPVFQHPFELGADIVLYSATKFIGGHSDLMAGVTLLPSDRHRQALEDYRTILGDTPAPDTAWMLTRSLETLWIRMEAQAKHAMAVAHAIAEHPKVERVLFPGLLTPTNGVPYEVYKRQCSGPGSVMSFVLKDATRDGAFRVLDAMQIARLAVSLGGTQTLISHPRSMTHSDMTIEDLDRCGITEGMIRLSVGLEYPDDLIEDLLWSIDQA is encoded by the coding sequence ATGGCAACGCGAGAAACGAGAAAAAACCTCCACCCCACCACGGCAGCATTCCATGCGGGGTACGATCCGCTCTTGTCTGAGCAGTCCGTAAAGGTTCCGGTATTCCGGACATCGACGCACGGATTCACGCACGCACGCGACGGCGAGAAGTCCTTTCAACGCGCCTACCACCTCCCGGGCGATGATGGCAGAGCCCCTGGGTTGATCTACGCGCGCGTCAACAATCCGAGCATCGAGATCTTCGAGGACAAGATCACGGCGATGGAACGCAGTGCGATGTCGGCGATGCTCTTCCCCTCGGGGATGAGTGCCATCAGCACGACGATCCTCGCGCTCGTTCCCCACGGCGGCCGCATCCTCTACTGTGATCCGGTGTATGGCGGATCGTACTTCTTCCTGAAGACGTTTTGCCCCGCACGATTCGGCACGCAGACGATGTGCGTCAACACGTGTGATCTCACTGCAGTCGAGACGGCGCTTCGGGAGCATGGCCCGTTCGACATGGTGTACCTCGAAACCCCGGCGAATCCAACGCTGTCCCTGACGGACATCGGTGCAGTCGTCGCGCTCACAAGGAAGTACGGGAAGCCGGACACGATCGTCGCCGTGGACAACACGTTTCTCGGCCCGGTGTTCCAGCATCCCTTCGAGCTCGGTGCGGACATCGTGCTGTACTCGGCGACGAAGTTCATCGGTGGCCATTCGGACCTCATGGCCGGAGTCACGCTGCTTCCATCCGACAGGCATCGGCAGGCGCTCGAGGACTATCGAACGATTCTCGGCGACACGCCGGCACCAGATACGGCATGGATGCTCACGCGATCGCTGGAGACGCTCTGGATTCGCATGGAAGCGCAGGCCAAGCACGCGATGGCCGTTGCCCATGCGATCGCCGAACATCCGAAGGTCGAACGCGTGCTATTCCCTGGCCTGCTCACCCCTACCAATGGTGTGCCATACGAGGTGTACAAGCGGCAGTGCAGCGGGCCGGGATCGGTAATGAGCTTCGTACTCAAGGATGCCACGCGCGATGGAGCATTTCGCGTGCTTGATGCGATGCAGATCGCGCGACTTGCGGTGTCGCTCGGTGGCACGCAGACGCTGATCTCACATCCGCGGAGCATGACGCACAGCGACATGACCATCGAGGATCTTGATCGGTGTGGCATCACGGAAGGCATGATCCGTCTGTCGGTCGGCCTCGAGTATCCCGATGATCTGATCGAGGACCTGCTGTGGTCTATCGATCAGGCGTAG
- the metG gene encoding methionine--tRNA ligase, producing MSTFSITTPIYYVNDKPHIGHAYTTFVADALARWHRMVGDATFFVTGTDENSQKNSEAAAKKLGKAHGEITRAEIQGYVDAMSAVWQQTFDTLDITYDRFIRTTEDAHITGVNKLINAVRKNGDIVPGTYRGWYCVECEAFLPEKELDGGMCPFHTRAVEQIEEQNYFFKLSKYRDQLLAHYDAHPDFVQPVARRNEIIAYVRDHLEDVSISRPRKEWGIPFPGDPDHVVYVWFDALTNYMTAMGYGTDDAAYAARWPASVQLVGKDILKFHCALWPAMLMSAGLPLPQRVFAHGFFTIDGAKMSKSRGNVADPVLLAERYGIDALRYFLMREIPFGGDGDFSEDRLRLRYESDLQKGIGNLAARTLTMVGKYADSKVPATGSTPMHEVAWTAYTAAMDALLPHEALTAIWDCIRSADQYIEREQPWVLAKDPTKRDHLLTVLGNTSELLRHIALMLAPFLPDTANNILLALGQTDWRTQPLTDLQRWGITQGTPIANLPHLFPPLQ from the coding sequence ATGTCCACGTTCTCCATCACCACGCCCATCTACTACGTTAACGACAAGCCGCACATCGGGCACGCGTACACCACGTTCGTGGCGGACGCGCTCGCGCGGTGGCATCGCATGGTCGGTGATGCGACGTTTTTCGTGACCGGCACGGACGAGAACTCGCAGAAAAACTCCGAGGCCGCAGCAAAAAAACTCGGCAAAGCGCACGGCGAGATCACGCGGGCGGAGATCCAGGGGTATGTGGATGCGATGTCCGCGGTCTGGCAGCAGACATTCGACACGCTCGACATCACTTACGACCGTTTCATCCGCACTACGGAGGACGCGCACATCACTGGCGTGAATAAGCTCATCAACGCCGTCCGTAAGAACGGCGACATCGTCCCTGGCACCTATCGCGGATGGTACTGCGTGGAGTGCGAGGCGTTTCTCCCCGAGAAGGAACTCGATGGTGGTATGTGTCCGTTCCACACGCGCGCAGTCGAGCAGATTGAAGAGCAGAATTATTTTTTCAAGCTGTCTAAGTACCGCGATCAGCTCCTCGCGCACTACGATGCCCACCCGGACTTCGTGCAACCCGTCGCACGGCGCAACGAGATCATCGCATACGTCCGTGACCACCTGGAGGACGTGAGTATCTCGCGCCCGCGCAAGGAGTGGGGGATTCCGTTCCCGGGTGATCCCGACCACGTCGTGTATGTCTGGTTCGACGCGCTCACCAACTACATGACCGCCATGGGCTACGGCACGGATGATGCCGCCTACGCAGCGCGGTGGCCGGCGAGTGTCCAGCTCGTAGGCAAGGACATCCTCAAGTTCCACTGTGCGCTCTGGCCCGCCATGCTCATGAGTGCCGGCCTCCCGCTCCCGCAGCGCGTGTTCGCCCACGGCTTCTTCACCATTGACGGTGCCAAGATGTCCAAGTCGCGCGGCAACGTCGCAGACCCCGTCCTCCTCGCAGAGCGTTACGGCATTGATGCTCTGCGCTACTTCCTCATGCGCGAGATTCCCTTTGGCGGCGATGGCGATTTTTCCGAAGACCGCCTGCGTCTGCGCTACGAGTCCGACCTCCAGAAGGGGATCGGCAACCTCGCCGCGCGTACGCTCACCATGGTCGGGAAGTACGCAGACAGCAAGGTTCCCGCAACCGGAAGTACCCCCATGCACGAAGTGGCCTGGACTGCCTACACCGCCGCCATGGACGCGCTCCTCCCCCACGAAGCCCTCACCGCCATCTGGGACTGCATCCGCAGTGCCGACCAGTACATCGAGCGCGAGCAACCCTGGGTGCTCGCAAAAGACCCCACAAAGCGCGACCACCTCCTCACCGTACTCGGCAACACCTCCGAGCTCCTCCGCCACATCGCCCTCATGCTCGCCCCCTTCCTCCCCGATACCGCCAACAACATCCTCCTCGCTCTCGGCCAAACCGACTGGCGCACCCAACCCCTCACCGACCTCCAACGCTGGGGCATCACCCAAGGCACCCCCATCGCCAACCTCCCCCACCTCTTCCCACCCTTGCAGTAA
- the msrA gene encoding peptide-methionine (S)-S-oxide reductase MsrA — translation MQPQTATFGAGCFWGVEAAFRAVDGVTDTAVGFMGGTVPNPSYERVCQGDSGHAEVCQVQFDPTRVTYEQLLTAFWKMHDPTQVDRQGPDVGRQYRSVIFAHSPEQERTARASKVALEQSGTHQRLVATTIEPAQTFSRAEDEHQHYHEKHGGVC, via the coding sequence ATGCAACCACAAACAGCAACCTTCGGTGCCGGGTGTTTCTGGGGCGTGGAAGCCGCATTCCGTGCCGTTGACGGGGTGACCGACACTGCGGTAGGGTTCATGGGCGGCACGGTACCAAACCCTTCGTACGAGCGCGTGTGTCAAGGTGACAGCGGCCACGCAGAGGTGTGTCAAGTGCAGTTCGATCCCACGCGTGTCACCTACGAGCAGCTCCTCACGGCGTTCTGGAAGATGCACGATCCCACGCAGGTGGATCGGCAGGGTCCGGACGTTGGTCGCCAGTACCGCTCGGTCATCTTCGCGCACTCGCCGGAGCAGGAGCGCACCGCGCGAGCATCCAAAGTCGCGCTCGAGCAATCCGGAACCCATCAGCGTCTCGTCGCCACTACCATCGAACCCGCCCAGACATTCTCTCGCGCCGAAGACGAGCACCAACACTATCACGAGAAGCACGGCGGTGTGTGCTAG